A DNA window from Streptomyces parvus contains the following coding sequences:
- a CDS encoding PPOX class F420-dependent oxidoreductase — translation MAHHMTDEEWRAFLSEGTRTAKVSTVRADGSPHIAPVWFLLDGDSVVFNTGKESVKGRNLARDGRVALCVDDDRPPYAFAVVQGHAELSEDPEELLRWATRIAGRYVEADAAEEFGRRNGVPGELVVRVRIDKVVAMADMAD, via the coding sequence ATGGCACACCACATGACCGATGAAGAATGGCGGGCCTTCCTCTCGGAGGGAACCCGCACGGCGAAGGTTTCGACGGTGCGGGCCGACGGCAGTCCGCACATCGCACCCGTCTGGTTCCTTCTCGACGGCGACTCGGTGGTCTTCAACACCGGCAAGGAGAGTGTGAAGGGGCGCAACCTCGCACGTGACGGGCGGGTCGCCCTGTGCGTCGACGACGACCGGCCCCCGTACGCGTTCGCGGTGGTGCAGGGGCATGCCGAGCTGAGCGAGGACCCCGAGGAACTCCTGCGGTGGGCGACACGGATCGCCGGCCGTTACGTGGAGGCCGACGCCGCCGAGGAGTTCGGCCGGCGCAACGGGGTGCCCGGCGAACTGGTCGTGCGGGTGCGGATCGACAAGGTGGTCGCGATGGCCGACATGGCCGACTGA
- a CDS encoding roadblock/LC7 domain-containing protein yields MPLDRGLDWLLDDLTNRVQYIRHALVLSNDGLVTGASTGLAREDAEHLAAVSSGLQSLARGSGRHFRAGRARQTMVEFDEALLFVTAAGDGSCLCVLTAAEADVGQVAYEMTLLVNRVGEHLGVSVRQGGPEGVEPF; encoded by the coding sequence ATGCCGCTTGACCGGGGACTCGACTGGCTGCTTGACGATCTCACCAACAGGGTGCAGTACATACGGCACGCGTTGGTGCTGTCGAACGACGGACTGGTCACCGGGGCCAGCACCGGCCTCGCACGTGAGGACGCGGAGCACCTGGCGGCCGTCTCGTCCGGCCTGCAGAGTCTGGCGCGCGGATCGGGACGCCACTTCCGGGCGGGCCGGGCCCGCCAGACGATGGTCGAGTTCGACGAGGCGCTGCTCTTCGTGACGGCTGCCGGCGACGGCAGCTGCCTGTGTGTGCTGACAGCGGCCGAAGCCGACGTCGGCCAGGTCGCCTACGAGATGACCCTGCTCGTCAACCGGGTCGGTGAACACCTCGGAGTCTCCGTCCGGCAGGGCGGACCCGAAGGTGTCGAACCCTTCTGA
- a CDS encoding DUF6397 family protein yields the protein MTVKELLRAHTVNHGNASAETKCEGGHASSAAPAATVAAGRASQELGIRRAEFELAAHLGLIAVVGAPGGGRPRVHEGEIARLREQPGFPDALVERVRTVGTAQGAALLDIAPARFTRLARAGCVSPVTFYLNRYRAVVWLYLADELAAFAAREPGLLAGRTPPGMRTMLESGADWRARNWRSQRIDRLLDRTTDPWARTAVQASALDPVQLAEVVDDPYERAYLVRVRPEPVFGRPGSMAAREAMAELTLADDPDEILWRRVNLTLELDRAREDRPAPRPGDDGRARATPPDGTGARPRAVCPAPAAELAAPPACTGAPRSAVLGRTARQGLLARLGWRGRGAG from the coding sequence ATGACAGTCAAGGAATTGCTCCGGGCGCACACCGTGAACCACGGGAACGCGAGCGCGGAGACGAAGTGCGAGGGCGGGCACGCTTCGTCCGCCGCCCCGGCGGCGACGGTCGCGGCCGGGCGGGCGTCCCAGGAACTGGGTATCCGGCGTGCGGAGTTCGAGCTGGCGGCGCACCTGGGGCTGATCGCCGTCGTCGGTGCACCGGGCGGCGGGCGACCACGGGTGCATGAGGGCGAGATCGCGCGCCTGCGGGAACAGCCGGGTTTCCCCGATGCGCTGGTGGAACGGGTCCGCACCGTAGGTACGGCGCAAGGGGCGGCCCTCCTGGATATCGCACCGGCCCGGTTCACCCGGCTGGCACGGGCAGGCTGCGTCTCACCGGTCACGTTCTATCTGAACCGGTATCGCGCGGTGGTCTGGCTCTATCTCGCGGACGAGCTTGCCGCGTTCGCGGCGCGGGAGCCCGGCCTGCTCGCCGGACGGACACCCCCGGGAATGCGCACGATGCTGGAGTCGGGCGCCGACTGGCGGGCGCGCAACTGGCGTTCGCAGCGAATCGACCGGCTGCTGGACCGCACGACGGACCCCTGGGCGCGGACGGCGGTCCAGGCGTCGGCGCTGGACCCGGTGCAGTTGGCGGAAGTGGTGGACGACCCCTACGAACGCGCCTATCTCGTACGTGTCCGGCCGGAGCCGGTCTTCGGACGCCCGGGCTCGATGGCGGCGAGGGAGGCCATGGCGGAGTTGACGCTCGCCGACGACCCCGACGAAATCCTCTGGCGGCGGGTCAACCTGACGCTGGAACTGGACAGGGCCCGCGAGGACCGGCCCGCCCCGCGCCCCGGGGACGACGGACGAGCCCGGGCGACACCGCCCGACGGGACCGGAGCCCGGCCGCGGGCCGTGTGTCCGGCCCCTGCCGCCGAGCTGGCCGCACCCCCTGCCTGTACCGGGGCGCCACGTTCCGCTGTCTTGGGCCGAACGGCGAGGCAGGGGCTGCTGGCCAGGCTGGGGTGGCGTGGTCGGGGTGCCGGATAA
- a CDS encoding GNAT family N-acetyltransferase: MLIKEATSEDWPAIWPFFHAIVSAGETLTYPLDLGKEDAEGWWFVPAPSRVVVAVDEAGTVLGTAKMNRNHMGNGSHIASATYMVDPAHSGRGVGRALCQYSVDWARAEGYRAMQFNAVVETNTHAVKLYESLGFDVIGTLPEGFNHPTEGYVGIHIMHKAL, translated from the coding sequence ATGTTGATCAAGGAAGCAACCTCCGAGGACTGGCCCGCCATCTGGCCGTTCTTCCATGCGATCGTCTCCGCGGGTGAGACGCTCACCTATCCGCTCGACCTCGGTAAGGAGGACGCCGAGGGATGGTGGTTCGTCCCGGCGCCGAGCCGGGTGGTCGTCGCCGTCGACGAAGCCGGCACGGTGCTCGGCACGGCGAAGATGAACCGCAACCACATGGGCAACGGGTCCCACATCGCCAGCGCCACCTACATGGTCGACCCCGCTCACTCCGGCCGGGGTGTCGGGCGCGCACTGTGCCAGTACTCGGTCGACTGGGCCCGCGCGGAAGGGTATCGAGCCATGCAGTTCAACGCGGTGGTCGAGACCAACACACACGCCGTCAAGCTGTACGAATCGCTCGGCTTCGACGTGATCGGCACCCTTCCCGAGGGCTTCAACCACCCGACCGAGGGCTATGTAGGGATTCACATCATGCACAAGGCCCTGTGA
- a CDS encoding histidine phosphatase family protein: protein MRLLLIRHGQTPSNLGQFLDTARPGPGLTDLGLRQAAALPRALAGEDITALYASTLTRTQLTAAPLAAERGIEVRIRDGIRELSAGDLEMRADEEAVRQYLTTVFAWPAGDVARRLPGGEDGTEALARFDAVVAEAAEAEEHGTVALVSHGAAIRVWAAARARNVTVDFAARHSLDNTGVVVVEGSPDSGWTALSWAGTVVPAVTVSGAGDGGPAGRTLPGPELGPATDHPTT from the coding sequence ATGCGATTGCTGCTGATCCGTCACGGCCAGACACCGTCCAACCTCGGCCAATTCCTGGACACCGCACGGCCCGGCCCCGGGCTCACCGACCTCGGGCTGCGGCAGGCGGCGGCCCTGCCCCGGGCGCTCGCCGGGGAGGACATCACAGCGCTGTACGCCTCCACGCTGACCCGTACGCAACTCACGGCCGCACCCCTGGCCGCGGAGCGGGGCATCGAGGTCCGGATCCGTGACGGGATCCGTGAACTGTCCGCGGGTGACCTGGAGATGCGGGCCGACGAGGAAGCGGTCCGGCAGTACCTCACGACCGTCTTCGCCTGGCCCGCCGGGGATGTCGCACGCCGACTGCCCGGGGGCGAGGACGGGACGGAGGCCCTGGCCCGCTTCGACGCGGTGGTGGCCGAAGCGGCGGAGGCCGAGGAGCACGGGACGGTGGCGCTCGTCAGTCATGGCGCCGCCATCCGCGTGTGGGCAGCCGCCCGCGCACGGAACGTCACCGTCGATTTCGCCGCCCGGCACAGCCTGGACAACACGGGTGTGGTGGTGGTCGAGGGCTCGCCGGACTCGGGATGGACGGCCCTCTCCTGGGCCGGGACGGTCGTCCCGGCGGTCACCGTGAGCGGTGCGGGGGACGGCGGCCCGGCAGGCCGCACGTTGCCGGGCCCGGAGTTGGGACCGGCGACGGACCACCCCACCACCTGA
- a CDS encoding LAETG motif-containing sortase-dependent surface protein, which produces MTIPRRSWRGAGALVAAAVVGLTGGVISAGPAVAHTPTWAVTCSEVTVDLTNYTSDVPNTVTVSVDGKDLLPTETFGREFHKKLALPDHDKPVTVRLVVKDADGDGKHSIDQTKTAEVCEEEPTPPTEPAPSKTPPTQTPEPSATPSGEPSESAPAVPAPSPSSPDLAETGSSSSTPVIGGAAVAVLLAGGGILWAVRKRRTAQG; this is translated from the coding sequence ATGACCATACCCAGGAGATCGTGGCGTGGCGCGGGAGCACTCGTGGCCGCTGCGGTCGTCGGTCTGACCGGAGGCGTCATCTCCGCCGGTCCGGCCGTTGCTCACACCCCCACCTGGGCCGTGACCTGCTCCGAGGTGACCGTCGACCTCACCAACTACACGAGCGACGTTCCCAACACGGTGACCGTCTCGGTGGACGGCAAGGACCTGCTCCCCACCGAGACGTTCGGCCGTGAGTTCCACAAGAAGCTGGCGCTTCCCGACCACGACAAGCCGGTGACCGTCCGGCTGGTCGTCAAGGACGCCGACGGCGACGGCAAGCACTCGATCGACCAGACGAAGACGGCGGAGGTGTGCGAGGAAGAGCCCACCCCGCCGACCGAGCCGGCCCCGTCGAAGACGCCGCCCACGCAGACGCCCGAGCCGAGCGCCACGCCGAGCGGCGAGCCCTCGGAGTCCGCGCCCGCCGTGCCCGCCCCGAGCCCGAGCTCGCCGGACCTGGCCGAGACCGGTTCGTCGTCGTCGACGCCGGTCATCGGTGGCGCCGCCGTCGCGGTGCTGCTGGCCGGTGGCGGCATCCTGTGGGCCGTTCGCAAGCGGCGTACCGCCCAGGGCTGA
- a CDS encoding SpoIIE family protein phosphatase: MTDDERRQDAEASPLRRTDRKTNGEIRPTERLAMNRTGSFDWDLDTRTLDIDEAGLMVFGVDPATFDARPGALLEHLEPAERARLDVTIDEAITGGGNSFSVHFRVPLDDGTTQWTHVQARILRSKDGMAHRIVGVVRDATAEVTHSAFVLDLEKRRQRQTNIVERTTSAMSRAVTVDDVTAALTGPGGLARLGADGLALGLVENSALNIVALSGESLEVLDGLGSGDLDRNLPLADTIRSGRPRFITSLAALARRYPELEPHLGRLRFRAAAYLPLVAQARSLGGLALFYRERTVFNADERILCLGLAAIVAQSLQRAMLFDEEREFATQLQSAMLPPRIQDVEGGEIAVRYHAAWSGRQVGGDWYDVITLPKKRYGLVVGDVQGHDTHAAAIMGQLRIALRAYASEGHPPATVLARASRFLSELDTERFATCTYAQVDLTSGTVKVVRAGHLGPLIRHVDGRVGSPQVRGGLPLGTSTDLLDEEYPETRLDLVPGETFVLYTDGLVEEPGADLDAGIDALRNEVSAGPAGAEALADHLSERLWERWGSGDDVALLVLRRSPDVGSSHAPRLHQYVHQADPEGLSDARAIVRQALADWDMADFADDAELVTGELLVNVLLHTEGGAVLTLEVLPEPVRRIRLSVQDRSSAWPRRRTPGETSTSGRGLLLLDAVATRWGIEPRGEGKAVWCEIGPTPPSAITPPPTLAEE; this comes from the coding sequence ATGACCGACGACGAACGGCGGCAGGACGCCGAAGCCTCTCCGCTCCGCCGGACCGACCGGAAGACCAACGGTGAGATCCGGCCGACGGAACGCCTCGCCATGAACCGGACCGGCAGCTTCGACTGGGACCTGGACACCCGGACCCTGGACATCGACGAGGCCGGGCTCATGGTGTTCGGCGTGGATCCGGCGACGTTCGACGCACGCCCCGGCGCTCTGCTGGAGCACCTGGAACCGGCGGAACGGGCCCGGCTCGACGTCACGATCGACGAGGCCATCACGGGCGGGGGCAATTCCTTCAGCGTCCACTTCCGCGTGCCACTGGACGACGGGACCACGCAGTGGACCCATGTCCAGGCCCGCATCCTGCGCTCGAAGGACGGCATGGCCCACCGGATCGTGGGGGTCGTCCGGGACGCTACGGCGGAGGTCACCCATTCGGCCTTCGTGCTCGATCTGGAAAAGCGGCGGCAGCGCCAGACCAATATCGTTGAACGGACAACGAGTGCCATGTCCCGGGCGGTGACCGTGGACGATGTGACGGCCGCCCTCACCGGGCCCGGCGGGCTGGCCCGCCTCGGGGCGGACGGCCTCGCCCTGGGGCTCGTGGAGAACTCCGCGCTGAACATCGTCGCGCTGAGCGGGGAGTCGCTGGAAGTGCTCGACGGGCTCGGCTCCGGTGACCTCGACCGGAACCTTCCCCTCGCCGACACCATCCGCAGCGGACGCCCCCGGTTCATCACCTCGCTCGCCGCCCTGGCCCGTCGCTACCCGGAACTGGAGCCGCATCTGGGCAGGCTCAGGTTCCGGGCGGCGGCGTACCTCCCGCTGGTGGCCCAGGCCCGGTCGCTCGGCGGTCTGGCCCTCTTCTACCGCGAGCGCACGGTCTTCAACGCGGACGAACGCATTCTGTGCCTGGGGCTCGCCGCGATCGTGGCCCAGTCCCTGCAGCGGGCGATGCTCTTCGACGAGGAGCGGGAGTTCGCCACCCAGCTCCAGTCCGCGATGCTCCCGCCCCGGATACAGGACGTCGAGGGCGGCGAGATCGCGGTCCGCTACCACGCGGCGTGGAGCGGACGGCAGGTCGGCGGCGACTGGTACGACGTGATCACCCTGCCGAAGAAGCGGTACGGGCTGGTCGTGGGGGACGTCCAGGGCCACGACACCCACGCGGCCGCGATCATGGGCCAGTTGCGCATCGCCCTGCGCGCTTACGCCTCCGAAGGCCACCCTCCGGCCACCGTGCTGGCACGGGCCTCCCGTTTTCTCTCCGAGCTGGACACCGAACGCTTCGCCACCTGCACCTACGCCCAGGTCGACCTGACGTCCGGAACGGTGAAGGTCGTGCGGGCCGGGCATCTCGGACCGTTGATCCGCCACGTCGACGGTCGGGTCGGCAGCCCGCAGGTACGCGGCGGGCTGCCGCTGGGCACCTCCACGGACCTCCTGGACGAGGAGTATCCGGAGACCCGGCTCGATCTGGTGCCCGGTGAGACGTTCGTGCTGTACACGGACGGGCTGGTGGAGGAGCCCGGAGCCGACCTCGACGCCGGGATCGACGCGCTGCGCAACGAGGTGAGCGCCGGGCCCGCGGGGGCCGAGGCGCTGGCCGATCACCTGTCGGAACGGCTGTGGGAACGGTGGGGGTCGGGGGACGATGTGGCACTCCTGGTGCTGCGCCGCAGCCCGGACGTGGGGTCGTCGCACGCGCCGCGGCTCCACCAGTACGTCCACCAGGCGGACCCGGAAGGGCTTTCGGACGCCCGCGCGATCGTCCGCCAGGCGTTGGCCGACTGGGACATGGCCGATTTCGCCGACGATGCTGAGCTCGTCACGGGCGAGTTGCTGGTGAACGTCCTCCTGCACACCGAGGGCGGGGCGGTCCTGACCCTGGAAGTGCTGCCGGAACCGGTGCGGAGGATCCGGTTGTCCGTCCAGGACCGGTCCAGTGCCTGGCCCCGTCGGCGTACACCGGGCGAGACCTCCACCTCCGGCCGGGGGCTGCTCCTGCTCGACGCGGTCGCCACGCGGTGGGGGATCGAGCCCCGCGGCGAGGGGAAGGCCGTGTGGTGCGAGATCGGTCCCACTCCCCCGTCGGCCATCACGCCGCCGCCGACGCTCGCGGAGGAGTGA
- a CDS encoding enoyl-CoA hydratase/isomerase family protein, which produces MNDDRPVLLETKGTCMHLTLNRPRALNALSHTMVRLLDQALARAEQDDAIHSVLLSGAGDRGLCAGGDIRALHDDARASGRASLEFWRDEYRLNARIARFPKPYVALMDGIVMGGGVGVSAHAGIRVVTERSRVAMPETAIGFVPDVGGTRLLAAAPGELGTHLALTGRSVGAADAILCGLADHHVPAHLLPPLTEALGEPACPGASVADIVQRFATQPPAGELAAQRDWIDACYAADTVEDIIRKLRESGVPAARTAADELLTKSPLALKVTLAAVRRAARLDSLEAVLDQEFRVSSRAFEHPDFVEGVRARIIDKDNAPHWKPGSLAEVDDQEVDRFFAPLGPGEQELGLAPEPADPSAREGLAR; this is translated from the coding sequence ATGAACGACGACCGGCCCGTCCTGCTGGAGACGAAGGGCACATGCATGCACCTCACACTGAACCGCCCCAGGGCCCTCAACGCCCTCAGCCACACCATGGTGCGGCTGCTCGACCAGGCCCTGGCCCGAGCCGAACAGGACGATGCGATCCACTCGGTGCTGCTGTCCGGGGCGGGCGACCGGGGCCTGTGCGCCGGGGGCGACATCCGCGCCCTGCACGACGATGCCCGGGCCTCGGGACGCGCGTCCCTGGAGTTCTGGCGTGACGAGTACCGCCTCAACGCCCGCATCGCCCGATTCCCCAAGCCGTACGTCGCACTGATGGACGGCATCGTGATGGGCGGCGGGGTCGGAGTGTCGGCCCATGCCGGAATCCGTGTGGTCACCGAACGCTCACGCGTCGCCATGCCCGAGACCGCCATCGGCTTCGTACCGGACGTCGGGGGCACCCGCCTGCTGGCCGCCGCCCCCGGTGAACTGGGCACCCATCTGGCCCTCACGGGCCGCTCCGTCGGGGCTGCCGACGCCATCCTCTGCGGCCTCGCCGATCACCACGTACCTGCCCACCTCCTCCCGCCCCTGACGGAAGCTCTGGGGGAGCCGGCCTGCCCGGGCGCGTCCGTCGCGGACATCGTCCAGCGGTTCGCGACCCAGCCGCCCGCCGGCGAGCTCGCCGCGCAGCGCGACTGGATCGATGCCTGCTACGCGGCAGACACCGTCGAGGACATCATCCGGAAACTGCGCGAGAGCGGTGTCCCCGCGGCGCGGACGGCTGCGGACGAGCTGCTGACCAAGTCGCCCCTCGCCCTGAAGGTCACGCTGGCCGCGGTCCGCCGCGCCGCCCGGCTCGACAGCCTGGAAGCCGTACTCGACCAGGAGTTCCGGGTCTCCAGCCGGGCGTTCGAGCACCCGGATTTCGTGGAAGGCGTGCGCGCCCGGATCATCGACAAGGACAACGCCCCGCACTGGAAGCCGGGCTCCCTCGCCGAGGTCGACGACCAGGAGGTCGACCGGTTCTTCGCGCCGCTCGGCCCCGGCGAACAAGAACTCGGCCTCGCTCCGGAGCCGGCAGACCCCTCGGCACGGGAGGGGCTGGCACGGTAG
- a CDS encoding SRPBCC family protein: MPRTMSVADSIMIDTSPALVYAQLSDPTAMGRWSPENRGATVRGERRDAYVGMVFEGRNKRGAARWTTRCTVTAADPGERFAFRVHAIGLRRPLLPGPIATWEYRFEAVDGATRVTETWTDDRRRWPDFLANAFDRVATGGKTFAQFQAGNIRTTLKRLKAALEADMRGTGD; the protein is encoded by the coding sequence ATGCCCCGCACCATGTCCGTAGCCGACAGCATCATGATCGACACCTCGCCGGCACTCGTCTACGCACAGCTCAGCGACCCCACGGCGATGGGGCGTTGGAGCCCCGAGAACCGGGGCGCGACCGTGCGGGGCGAGCGGCGTGACGCGTACGTCGGCATGGTCTTCGAGGGGCGCAACAAGCGCGGCGCGGCACGCTGGACGACCCGGTGCACGGTGACGGCGGCCGACCCCGGCGAGCGCTTCGCCTTCCGGGTGCACGCGATCGGGCTGCGGCGTCCGCTGCTTCCGGGGCCCATCGCCACGTGGGAGTACCGGTTCGAGGCGGTGGACGGGGCAACGCGGGTCACGGAGACCTGGACCGACGACCGCCGCCGCTGGCCGGACTTTCTCGCCAACGCCTTCGACCGCGTGGCGACGGGCGGCAAGACCTTCGCGCAGTTCCAGGCCGGCAACATCCGTACGACGCTGAAGCGCCTCAAGGCGGCGCTGGAGGCGGATATGCGGGGAACCGGAGACTGA
- a CDS encoding NADPH-dependent F420 reductase → MKIGIIGAGNIGGNLTRRLTALGHDVSVANSRGPQTLTALAEETGAKPVTVSEAAKGAQVVVVAVPLKAVPDLPAGFLDGAAEGAAVIDTGNYYPQQRDGRIAAIEDGLPESRWTEQQIGHPVIKAFNGTFAQDILDRARPRGAADRLVLPVAGDDPAAKQAVRDLIDELGFDTVDGGGLDDSWRQQPGTPVYGNRGAADAIAKALSEASPERTAEFRA, encoded by the coding sequence ATGAAGATCGGCATCATCGGCGCGGGCAACATCGGCGGCAACCTGACACGGCGTCTGACCGCCCTCGGGCACGACGTCTCGGTCGCCAACTCCCGCGGCCCGCAGACGCTCACCGCCCTCGCCGAAGAGACCGGGGCGAAGCCGGTGACCGTCTCGGAGGCCGCGAAGGGCGCCCAGGTGGTCGTCGTCGCCGTGCCGCTGAAGGCCGTACCCGATCTGCCCGCCGGCTTTCTCGACGGTGCGGCGGAGGGTGCCGCGGTCATCGACACCGGCAACTACTACCCGCAGCAGCGGGACGGCCGCATCGCCGCCATCGAGGACGGGCTGCCCGAGAGCCGGTGGACGGAGCAGCAGATCGGCCACCCCGTGATCAAGGCGTTCAACGGCACCTTCGCCCAGGACATCCTGGACCGGGCCCGCCCGCGGGGTGCTGCGGACCGGCTGGTGCTCCCGGTGGCCGGCGACGACCCGGCGGCCAAGCAGGCGGTGCGCGACCTCATCGACGAGTTGGGCTTCGACACGGTGGACGGCGGCGGCCTGGACGACTCATGGCGCCAGCAGCCCGGCACCCCGGTGTACGGCAACCGGGGCGCCGCCGACGCCATCGCGAAGGCGCTCTCGGAGGCTTCCCCGGAGCGCACAGCGGAATTCCGCGCCTGA
- the ctaD gene encoding cytochrome c oxidase subunit I → MPVRSGEPGNVVIKWMTTTDHKTIGTLYLVTSFAFFCGGGILALVMRAELARPGIQLISNEQFNQAFTMHGTIMLLMFATPLFAGFANWIMPLQIGAPDVAFPRLNMFAYWLYLFGSLIAVAGFLTPQGAADFGWFAYAPLNDAVRTPGIGADMWIMGLAFSGFGTILGSVNFITTIICMRAPGMTMFRMPIFTWNVLLTGVLVLLAFPVLAAALLVLEADRKFGAHVFDAANGGTLLWQHLFWFFGHPEVYIIALPFFGIVTEIFPVFSRKPVFGYIGLIAATIAIAGLSATVWAHHMFVTGAVLLPFFSFMTFLIAVPTGVKFFNWIGTMWKGSLSLETPMLWAVGFLVTFLFGGLTGIILASPPLDFHVSDSYFVVAHFHYVVFGTVVFAMFAGFHFWWPKFTGKMLDERLGKMTFWTLFVGFHGTFLVQHWLGAEGMPRRYADYLDADGFTALNTVSTISSFLLGLSILPFFYNVWKTARYGKKVGVDDPWGYGRSLEWATSCPPPRHNFVTLPRIRSESPAFDLHHPAIRSLQEATNRPDNSRIVAPGDRHEQ, encoded by the coding sequence ATGCCGGTACGGAGCGGAGAGCCCGGCAACGTGGTCATCAAGTGGATGACCACGACGGATCACAAGACGATCGGTACGCTCTACCTCGTCACCTCCTTCGCGTTCTTCTGCGGGGGAGGAATCCTGGCTCTGGTGATGCGGGCCGAGCTGGCCCGGCCCGGTATCCAGCTGATTTCGAACGAGCAGTTCAACCAGGCGTTCACGATGCACGGCACGATCATGCTGCTGATGTTCGCGACGCCGCTGTTCGCCGGATTCGCCAACTGGATCATGCCGCTGCAGATCGGCGCGCCCGACGTGGCGTTCCCGCGGCTGAACATGTTCGCGTACTGGCTCTATCTCTTCGGCTCCCTCATCGCGGTGGCGGGCTTCCTCACGCCGCAGGGGGCGGCGGACTTCGGCTGGTTCGCCTATGCCCCGCTCAACGACGCGGTCCGTACGCCGGGTATCGGCGCCGATATGTGGATCATGGGTCTGGCCTTCTCCGGCTTCGGCACGATCCTCGGCTCGGTCAACTTCATCACCACGATCATCTGCATGCGCGCCCCGGGCATGACGATGTTCCGCATGCCGATCTTCACCTGGAACGTCCTGCTGACCGGCGTATTGGTCCTGCTGGCCTTCCCGGTTCTGGCCGCGGCCCTCTTGGTGCTGGAGGCCGACCGTAAATTCGGTGCCCATGTCTTCGACGCGGCCAACGGCGGCACGCTGCTGTGGCAGCACCTGTTCTGGTTCTTCGGCCATCCCGAGGTCTACATCATCGCTCTGCCGTTCTTCGGCATCGTCACCGAGATCTTCCCGGTCTTCAGCCGCAAACCGGTCTTCGGCTATATCGGACTGATCGCGGCCACGATCGCCATCGCCGGGCTGTCCGCGACCGTATGGGCGCACCACATGTTCGTCACGGGCGCGGTACTGCTGCCGTTCTTCTCCTTCATGACGTTCCTCATCGCCGTGCCGACAGGCGTGAAGTTCTTCAACTGGATCGGCACGATGTGGAAAGGGTCGCTGTCCCTGGAGACCCCGATGCTGTGGGCCGTCGGGTTCCTCGTCACCTTCCTGTTCGGCGGTCTGACCGGAATCATCCTCGCCTCACCGCCGCTGGACTTCCACGTCTCCGACTCGTACTTCGTCGTCGCCCACTTCCATTACGTGGTCTTCGGCACCGTGGTGTTCGCGATGTTCGCCGGATTCCATTTCTGGTGGCCGAAGTTCACCGGGAAGATGCTGGACGAACGGCTCGGCAAGATGACGTTCTGGACGCTGTTCGTCGGATTCCACGGCACGTTCCTCGTTCAGCACTGGCTGGGCGCCGAGGGCATGCCGCGCCGTTACGCGGACTATCTCGATGCCGACGGATTCACCGCGCTGAACACCGTCTCCACCATTTCCTCGTTCCTGCTCGGCCTGTCGATCCTGCCGTTCTTCTACAACGTCTGGAAGACCGCGCGGTACGGCAAGAAGGTCGGGGTCGACGACCCGTGGGGCTATGGCCGCTCGCTGGAGTGGGCGACCTCCTGCCCGCCGCCGCGGCACAACTTCGTCACGCTGCCGCGGATCCGTTCCGAATCCCCGGCGTTCGACCTGCACCATCCGGCGATCCGCTCCCTGCAGGAGGCCACCAACCGCCCCGACAACTCCAGGATCGTCGCCCCGGGGGACCGGCACGAGCAGTGA
- a CDS encoding VOC family protein, with product MIAELECVVLDCPDPSELADFYASLLGGEVDRPDRRWECDAEWSTLHTPCGLVLAFQRVAGYRPPRWPGQEAPQQFHLDFGVTDRERSHEEVLAAGASLLGAGDEERGWRVYADPAGHPFCLVGH from the coding sequence ATGATCGCTGAACTGGAGTGCGTGGTCCTCGACTGCCCGGACCCGAGTGAACTGGCCGATTTCTACGCATCGTTGCTGGGAGGAGAGGTCGACCGTCCCGACCGGCGGTGGGAGTGCGACGCGGAGTGGTCCACGCTGCACACGCCCTGTGGGCTCGTCCTCGCCTTTCAGCGGGTGGCGGGCTACCGGCCGCCCCGCTGGCCCGGCCAGGAGGCGCCCCAGCAGTTCCACCTGGACTTCGGCGTCACCGACCGGGAACGGTCGCACGAGGAGGTCCTGGCGGCCGGGGCCTCCCTGCTCGGCGCCGGGGACGAAGAACGTGGCTGGCGTGTGTACGCCGATCCCGCCGGGCATCCCTTCTGCCTGGTAGGCCACTGA